In the genome of Candidatus Pristimantibacillus lignocellulolyticus, the window TAGTCGATCGTTATCTTGAACATTCTAGGATTGTTTATTTCTATAACGATGGTGCTGAAGAAGTTTACTTATCTAGCGCGGATTGGATGACTAGAAATCTAGAGAAGCGCTTGGAGTTATTATGTCCTGTGTTTGACAATGAACTAAAAAATACTCTAATCGTTTTGCTGAATTTGAGTCTTAGCGATAATACGAAAGCTAGACAATTGAAAATGACTGGTCAATATGAAGCAGTTGAGCGAGATCATGAAGAACCATTCCGGAGTCAATATGTTGCTCAGAAAGTGGCAAGGTGGAAGGGCGTACAATAAAGTACGCATGGATTAAGTAACAAAAAAGCTGTACAAGTTCACCGCATACTAGGCGGTAAACTTGTACAGCTTTTGTTATATATGAGAGTTTCAATTGTCATGCAATAGGTGTAACCTTCAAAACAGGTTTCACGTTCCATTGCTTTTTAAAATCATTTGCTAGCTCTTTAATTTTAATTTGTTCGATGGATAACTCTGATTTATCAGCTTGTGCTTGAATGATCATTTTTTCATCCGTAATTGTGAGATTGACTTGGTTAATGCTCTGGGTTTCGCTATGGTCTAGTGCAGCTGCAAGTTGAAGGAGCATTCCTAATTTACAAATAACATCGATATCCTCCGTACTTATTAGCTCACTATAATCTTTCAGCTCATTACGTGTTTTGTTTTTGCTACGGTAAGATGCGATCGCCGCAACAAGCAATATCTCTTTATGAGATAAACCGTTCAAATGAGAATGAATGATTAGATAGAAGGTATGCTTACTGTAATCATAGTAATCAATTGTAGCACCGATACGATATAGATTTGCAGCAGTTTCGAGATACAATGACAATTGAGCTACATTCTCGTTACCATTGTACAGATGCTGTAATAATTGCACGGCTAGTTTACTCACATGTTCAACATGAGTACGAGGTACTGCTGTGTGTAAGGCAAGCAAGTTTTGCACACTATATTGTAGTGGATGTTGTAATAGTGGTTGTTCAGGAAAAAATAGTTTGTGGAATAGGCCATCTCTCAAGCCAGCACCGCAAATGATGTAATGTGTTCCTTGAATATATTGAAAGATCGTAGACATAACAGCAATCCCTGGAACAATGACATCGACACGATCCTTACTTAAACCAGCTTCCTTCTTACGTTTGTCTTGCGGAAGTTGGCTTAAATGTTGAAATAGCGTCCAAACTTGTTCTGATTGAATCGGATAATTATGAGTTTGTGTGAATGGATACTGAATAGCTGCTTGATGAATTTTACCTAATGAACGTGCCGTTCCACCAACTGCGATAAGTGGTAAATGTGCATATTGTGATATCCACTCGTGTTTATTCAATGCAGTAATAACATCTTGTTGTAATGAATGTAGTTGTTGATCAGTCAACCCTTGGTGACTATCATACTTTTTATTGAAGCTTACACAACCGAATGGAAAGGAGAATGAGTGAATGATTTTCCGATTAAGAAATAATGTGAGCTCGGAAGAACCACCTCCAATATCAAGTAGAAAGCCATCTTGAATGGATAGTGAATTGACCATGCCTAAAAAACCGAATTCAGCTTCTTCCCCGCCGGTAAGAACTCTAATCATCATCCCAGTAGCTTCGTATACACGTTCTATGATCGTCTGTTGATTTGTGGCATTACGAATTGCAGCAGTCGCAATGGGGACGAGTGTTACGAGTTTATGTTGTGAAGCAAATAAAGTGAATATTTGTAATGTTTCAATGAGATCATTGATTCCATCATCATTTAGTTCACCTTGTTCATTCACTTTACCGCTTAATCGTGCGGAACGCTTATTACCATCAACGACGCGATGAGCACCAGTTTCAGTTTTTTCATATATTACGAGTCGAATGGAATTCGATCCTATGTCAATAATGCCATAACGTTTCGTCATTATTTTCCTCCTGCTTGACTATCATTAATCCTTGATCATTAGTTTATCATAATGTGACAAAGCTTATCATATTTAACGTACAAATGTTCACAATTGTTTAAGATTAAATTCAAAATGTGATATAATATACAAGTTATATAAATACATACTGATTCAATATATCAATGACTGCGATAAAGCATTTTTATCCTCGTTATTGTTCACTTTTTTGACAAAATCCTATATCATTGAAATTAGTGGTAAAGGATAGTCCGATTTCAAGTACTCATTCATTCAATAATAAAGGAGAGGGAACGATGACAGCAACAAAAGGTCTTGAAGGTATTGTAGCAGCACAATCATCCATCAGTTCTATTATTGATGGAATTTTGACATACCGTGGAATTAATATCGATGATCTCGCTGAGCATGCATCATTTGAAGAAGTTGCATATTTACTATGGTACGGTAAATTGCCAGATCGTGCAGAACTTGCAGATTTGCAACAAAAATTTGATAAGTATGCAGTTATTCCATCGGAAGTCATTGAAGGGATTAAGTTATATCCTAAAGATACCAATTCAATGGCAGCACTTCGAACAGCAGTTTCAAGTCTTGCGCTTTATGATACGTCAAGTAATGAAATGTCACAGCCAGCGAATATACTGAAAGCGATTAAATTACAAGCGCAGCTACCTACGATTGTAGCGGCTTTTGCTCGTATTCGTGAAGGGAAAGAACCAATTGCTCCTAAACAAGGTGTTTCTATCGCTCACAATTTCTTGTATATGTTAACTGGTGAAGAGCCTGCTGATGTTGCCGTGAAAGCACTAGACCAAGCGCTAGTTCTTCATGCTGATCATGAATTGAATGCTTCTACCTTTGCTGCACGTGTAACTGTTGCGACTCTATCTGATATATATTCTGGTGTTACTTCTGCTATTGGAGCTTTGAAAGGCCCACTTCATGGTGGTGCAAACGAGGCTGTAATGGTTATGCTAGAGGAAATCGGTTCCAAAGAAAATGTGAATGCTTATATTGAAAAGGCATTAGCAAATAAAGTGAAAATTATGGGCTTTGGTCATCGTGTATATAAAAATGGTGATCCTCGTGCAAAACATTTGCAAAAAATGTCTCTTGAACTTGGTAAGCTTACAGGTAATATGGAACTGTATGAAATGTCAGTACAAATCGAAGATCTTGTTACAGGTCAAAAAGGCTTAAAGCCGAATGTAGACTTCTATTCTGCTTCCGTTTATACTGCATTAAAAATTCCTCGTGATTTGTTCACGCCAATATTTGCAATTAGCCGTGTTTCTGGGTGGAGTGCTCATATTCTTGAACAATACGAGAACAATCGTCTAATTCGTCCTCGTGCTGAATATGTTGGACCTGTAGGTGCATCATATATTGGTATCGATGAGAGGTAATTCAAAACATTTACTTGTGATCACGCAGTAATTCGTTGTAGCTTAATCGGCATCGAAGCTGCCATTCATCGGAAGCCTGCGATGCTCGTGTACTAAAAATGTACACTCTGCTTCTCGTTTCCTAGCTTCATTGCATCTTCTCGGTGCTGACAAGCAATTGTTTTGAAACCTCATTATAATAAGAGTTCAAAACAAACTAAATATAGATTTAACCAATTTAAGGAGGATTTTATTACATGTCATTATTCGAACAATTCGCAATGCCTACTGAAGGCGAGAAAATTACAATCCAGAACGGCACACTTCAAGTTCCAAACCAACCAATTATTCCATTCATCGAAGGTGACGGAACTGGTCGCGACATTTGGGCAGCTTCTAAACGTGTACTTGATGCAGCTGTTGAAAAAGCTTATAACGGCGACAAAAAAATCGCTTGGTATGAAGTTTTTGCTGGAGAAAAAGCATTCAATGGTTATGGCGAATGGTTGCCTGCTGATACACTAACTGCAATTCGTGAATATATCGTAGCAATTAAAGGTCCTCTTACTACTCCAATCGGTGGTGGTATTCGTTCATTAAACGTTGCACTTCGTCAAGAACTTGACCTGTATACTTGTATCCGTCCTGTTCGTTATTTTGATGGTGTTCCTTCACCAGTTAAACGTCCTGAACTAGTAGACATGGTTATCTTCCGTGAAAATACAGAAGATATTTATGCAGGAATCGAGTATCAAGAAGGTTCTGAAGCAGTTAAAAAAGTAATCGCATTCCTTCAAAATGAAATGAATGTTAACAAAATTCGTTTCCCTGAAACTTCTGGAATTGGTATTAAACCAGTTTCATCTGAAGGTTCAAAACGTCTTGTACGTGCTGCGATTGAATATGCAATCAAACATAACCGTAAAACAGTAACACTAGTTCATAAAGGTAATATCATGAAATTTACTGAGGGTGCTTTCAAAAACTGGGGCTACGAAGTGGCTGAACAAGAATTTGCTGAGCAAACTTTCACTTGGGATCAATATGATCGCATTAAAGAAGCTGAAGGTGTAGAGGCGGCTAACGCGGCTCAATCGGCAGCTGAAGCAGCTGGTAAAATTATCGTTAAA includes:
- a CDS encoding Ppx/GppA family phosphatase, which encodes MTKRYGIIDIGSNSIRLVIYEKTETGAHRVVDGNKRSARLSGKVNEQGELNDDGINDLIETLQIFTLFASQHKLVTLVPIATAAIRNATNQQTIIERVYEATGMMIRVLTGGEEAEFGFLGMVNSLSIQDGFLLDIGGGSSELTLFLNRKIIHSFSFPFGCVSFNKKYDSHQGLTDQQLHSLQQDVITALNKHEWISQYAHLPLIAVGGTARSLGKIHQAAIQYPFTQTHNYPIQSEQVWTLFQHLSQLPQDKRKKEAGLSKDRVDVIVPGIAVMSTIFQYIQGTHYIICGAGLRDGLFHKLFFPEQPLLQHPLQYSVQNLLALHTAVPRTHVEHVSKLAVQLLQHLYNGNENVAQLSLYLETAANLYRIGATIDYYDYSKHTFYLIIHSHLNGLSHKEILLVAAIASYRSKNKTRNELKDYSELISTEDIDVICKLGMLLQLAAALDHSETQSINQVNLTITDEKMIIQAQADKSELSIEQIKIKELANDFKKQWNVKPVLKVTPIA
- the citZ gene encoding citrate synthase; its protein translation is MTATKGLEGIVAAQSSISSIIDGILTYRGINIDDLAEHASFEEVAYLLWYGKLPDRAELADLQQKFDKYAVIPSEVIEGIKLYPKDTNSMAALRTAVSSLALYDTSSNEMSQPANILKAIKLQAQLPTIVAAFARIREGKEPIAPKQGVSIAHNFLYMLTGEEPADVAVKALDQALVLHADHELNASTFAARVTVATLSDIYSGVTSAIGALKGPLHGGANEAVMVMLEEIGSKENVNAYIEKALANKVKIMGFGHRVYKNGDPRAKHLQKMSLELGKLTGNMELYEMSVQIEDLVTGQKGLKPNVDFYSASVYTALKIPRDLFTPIFAISRVSGWSAHILEQYENNRLIRPRAEYVGPVGASYIGIDER
- the icd gene encoding NADP-dependent isocitrate dehydrogenase is translated as MSLFEQFAMPTEGEKITIQNGTLQVPNQPIIPFIEGDGTGRDIWAASKRVLDAAVEKAYNGDKKIAWYEVFAGEKAFNGYGEWLPADTLTAIREYIVAIKGPLTTPIGGGIRSLNVALRQELDLYTCIRPVRYFDGVPSPVKRPELVDMVIFRENTEDIYAGIEYQEGSEAVKKVIAFLQNEMNVNKIRFPETSGIGIKPVSSEGSKRLVRAAIEYAIKHNRKTVTLVHKGNIMKFTEGAFKNWGYEVAEQEFAEQTFTWDQYDRIKEAEGVEAANAAQSAAEAAGKIIVKDAIADIALQQVLTRPTDFDVIATLNLNGDYLSDALAAQVGGIGIAPGANINYLTGHAIFEATHGTAPKYADKDVVNPGSVILSGVMLLEHLGWQEAADLIYKGMETAINNKTVTYDFARLMEGATEVKCSEFANQIISNL